One Candidatus Nezhaarchaeota archaeon genomic region harbors:
- a CDS encoding long-chain-fatty-acid--CoA ligase, whose amino-acid sequence MRGDEGFVRVGYRYQLTLTHLLEDSVKLYPRQEVVYRDRARYSYAELYDRCRRLSSALESIGVKQGLRVGTLEWNTHRHLEAYFAVPCMGAILHPINPYLPPEQLVYVINHAEDVVLLLNKEFIPLCEKISDRLRSVRAFVVMSDDEAPETRLEPAYEYEELLRSSSKYEYPELDEEQVATLCYTSGTTGLPKGCFFTHRALSLHTLVWAACLPKVGVNVVSDAIMHLVPMYHVHSWGFPYIGFFHGLKHLLPGRFDPKVVLEMLRRERRPGQRVFTACVAAVARRIFHHPEAELYRECFKDLIVNIGGGPLPEGLARRMEELGAFFFSGWGMTEAAPVMGMCMPKPHMLDWPEEEKLRFRLKTGWAPPFSEQRVVDEEGRDVEPDGRHPGEIVYRSPWASPGYYKDPEKSRELWRGGWMHTGDIATIDEERCVHIVDRAKDLIKSGGEWISSIKLEALISTHPGVFEVAVVGVPHEKWEERPVALVVPIQGVELTEEGLRRHLMKSVEEGVIPKWWIPDAFVIVEEIPKTGTGKFDKKVIRERLKDLLAKKNEPAP is encoded by the coding sequence TTGCGGGGGGACGAGGGCTTCGTAAGGGTCGGCTATAGGTACCAGCTAACGCTAACCCACCTGCTCGAGGACTCAGTGAAGCTCTACCCGAGGCAGGAGGTGGTCTATCGCGACAGGGCTAGGTATAGCTACGCTGAGCTCTATGATAGGTGTAGGCGCCTATCCAGTGCCCTAGAGTCTATTGGCGTTAAGCAGGGCTTAAGGGTGGGGACTTTGGAGTGGAATACTCATCGCCACCTAGAGGCCTACTTCGCTGTCCCCTGCATGGGCGCCATACTCCACCCGATAAACCCCTACCTACCCCCTGAGCAGTTAGTGTACGTAATTAACCACGCGGAGGACGTAGTCCTCCTCCTAAACAAAGAGTTCATTCCGCTCTGCGAGAAGATTAGCGATAGGCTGAGGTCCGTCAGGGCGTTCGTGGTGATGAGCGATGACGAGGCTCCGGAGACTAGGCTCGAGCCGGCTTATGAGTACGAGGAGCTGCTTAGGTCTTCGTCTAAGTACGAGTACCCGGAATTAGACGAGGAGCAGGTCGCTACTCTCTGCTACACCTCTGGGACCACCGGCCTCCCTAAGGGGTGTTTCTTTACGCACAGGGCCCTCTCGCTACATACGCTAGTCTGGGCTGCTTGCCTCCCTAAAGTAGGAGTGAACGTGGTCTCCGACGCGATTATGCACCTCGTCCCAATGTACCACGTCCACTCCTGGGGGTTCCCGTACATAGGCTTCTTCCACGGGCTTAAGCACCTCCTCCCCGGCAGGTTCGACCCGAAGGTGGTCTTGGAGATGTTGAGGAGGGAGCGGAGGCCTGGCCAAAGAGTCTTCACCGCGTGCGTAGCCGCTGTAGCTAGGAGGATCTTCCATCACCCTGAGGCGGAGCTATATAGGGAGTGCTTTAAGGACCTAATAGTGAACATAGGCGGCGGCCCCCTCCCTGAGGGGCTGGCTAGGCGCATGGAGGAGCTCGGGGCGTTCTTCTTCAGCGGGTGGGGGATGACGGAGGCGGCCCCAGTAATGGGGATGTGTATGCCTAAGCCTCACATGCTCGACTGGCCTGAGGAGGAGAAGCTTAGGTTTAGGCTGAAGACTGGCTGGGCGCCCCCGTTCTCAGAGCAGAGGGTTGTCGACGAGGAGGGTAGGGACGTAGAGCCCGACGGGAGGCACCCAGGGGAGATAGTCTACAGGTCTCCCTGGGCTTCTCCAGGGTACTACAAGGACCCTGAGAAGTCTAGGGAGCTTTGGCGCGGGGGCTGGATGCACACTGGCGACATAGCCACTATCGATGAGGAGCGCTGCGTACACATAGTCGATAGGGCGAAGGACTTGATAAAGAGCGGAGGGGAGTGGATTTCCTCTATTAAGCTAGAGGCCTTGATAAGTACGCACCCCGGGGTCTTCGAGGTCGCGGTCGTCGGCGTGCCCCATGAAAAGTGGGAGGAGCGCCCAGTAGCCCTAGTAGTGCCTATTCAAGGAGTAGAGCTTACAGAAGAGGGGCTTAGGAGGCACTTAATGAAGAGCGTGGAGGAGGGGGTCATACCTAAGTGGTGGATCCCAGACGCCTTCGTCATCGTGGAGGAGATACCGAAGACCGGCACGGGCAAGTTTGATAAGAAGGTAATTAGGGAGA
- a CDS encoding VOC family protein encodes MARVRLDHVAILVRDFEAALTRFKELLGVEDSEVIVVRGLENGEDLVDTAFLDLGGVRLEIFSPAKPGGAMEKALEKRGEGLHHVCFSTGSLDDEMRRLREKGVSLVDSKPRVDRFGVRYFYVHPKEAYRTLICFIDQWRPTGPHSWRPLRQPGL; translated from the coding sequence TTGGCTAGGGTCAGGCTAGACCACGTAGCGATCCTAGTACGCGACTTTGAGGCCGCGCTGACGCGCTTCAAAGAGCTACTGGGGGTCGAGGACTCTGAAGTAATCGTTGTCCGCGGCCTAGAGAATGGAGAGGACTTAGTAGACACAGCCTTCCTAGACCTTGGGGGCGTGAGGCTAGAGATCTTCTCCCCAGCTAAGCCCGGAGGGGCCATGGAGAAGGCCCTTGAGAAGCGGGGGGAGGGCCTGCACCACGTATGCTTCTCGACGGGTAGCCTAGACGACGAGATGCGTAGGCTTCGCGAGAAGGGGGTTAGCCTCGTCGACTCAAAGCCCAGGGTAGATAGGTTCGGGGTCAGGTACTTCTACGTACACCCTAAGGAGGCCTACAGAACTCTTATATGCTTCATCGACCAGTGGAGGCCCACGGGGCCTCACTCATGGAGACCCCTAAGGCAGCCAGGGCTTTAG
- a CDS encoding amidohydrolase — protein MLSVLIIDFHVHLGPSLVLGVEVTLREVKEAMKEAGVDLAVVFPFPSTAVSQPSIIDWVAEVALADGSLVPFYYVLDDLKPPSSQKFRGAKWHWVRGISDYKSNYEVLRDPRLDEFASAMGRLKIPVIFEEELEFTEEFVDRYPDVLLVIPHVGMLGGAPRDFLKSFKERASVYFDTSLAPASVVVEAVEAVGAERVIFGSDVPFGYMSSELRKIKQLRLSDIDRGAILGGNAAKLLKLSL, from the coding sequence GTGCTGAGCGTCTTGATCATAGACTTCCACGTCCACCTAGGGCCCTCGCTAGTCTTAGGGGTAGAGGTTACGCTGAGGGAGGTGAAGGAGGCTATGAAGGAGGCTGGCGTAGACCTAGCCGTGGTCTTCCCCTTCCCATCCACCGCGGTCAGCCAGCCCTCTATAATTGACTGGGTCGCTGAGGTGGCGCTAGCTGATGGGTCCCTCGTGCCGTTCTACTACGTGCTAGACGACTTAAAGCCACCGAGCAGCCAGAAGTTTAGAGGGGCTAAGTGGCACTGGGTTAGAGGGATCTCCGACTACAAGTCTAACTACGAGGTCCTCAGGGACCCTCGCCTAGACGAGTTCGCCAGCGCCATGGGCAGGCTTAAGATACCGGTGATCTTCGAGGAGGAGCTCGAGTTCACAGAGGAGTTTGTCGACCGCTACCCTGACGTGCTCTTAGTGATCCCCCACGTAGGGATGCTCGGAGGGGCGCCTAGGGACTTCCTGAAGAGCTTTAAGGAGCGCGCCAGCGTGTACTTCGACACCTCCCTCGCCCCAGCGAGCGTAGTAGTCGAGGCCGTCGAGGCCGTTGGGGCTGAGAGGGTTATCTTCGGCTCAGACGTACCGTTCGGCTACATGTCCAGCGAGCTGAGGAAGATTAAGCAGCTTAGGCTAAGCGACATAGATAGAGGGGCGATCCTCGGAGGGAACGCGGCTAAGCTGCTTAAGCTAAGCCTGTAG
- a CDS encoding radical SAM protein — MAELLNPIEYAERLQRIVVRGPQRKYYRVARGGRWYGGIATADCVGCQLKCVFCWSNIPRDDPASVGRFYTPEQVFKALDAVASRRGYRQLRVSGNEPTLSREHLLGLLRLVEESKRYVFILETNGILIGHDPSYAKELSKYSRVHVRVSLKGASPEEFSRLTGALPEGFTLQLKALEALVAHGVPCHPAVMLSFSSKESVEELRSRLRSIDPRLDEELEEEYVFLYPHVADRLRRAGLQPRVAYSPSEIPEELV, encoded by the coding sequence GTGGCCGAGCTGCTCAATCCCATCGAGTACGCCGAGAGGCTCCAGCGCATAGTAGTCAGGGGCCCTCAGCGCAAGTACTACAGGGTAGCTAGGGGCGGTAGGTGGTATGGAGGGATAGCGACAGCCGACTGCGTCGGCTGCCAGCTTAAGTGCGTGTTCTGCTGGAGCAATATCCCTAGGGACGACCCAGCTAGCGTAGGGAGGTTCTATACTCCTGAGCAAGTATTCAAGGCCCTGGACGCCGTGGCCTCTAGGAGGGGGTATAGGCAGCTGAGGGTCAGCGGCAACGAGCCGACGCTAAGCAGAGAGCACCTCCTAGGCTTGCTTAGGCTGGTCGAGGAGTCTAAGCGCTACGTCTTCATACTTGAGACGAACGGCATACTGATAGGCCACGACCCGTCCTACGCTAAGGAGCTATCTAAGTACAGCAGGGTCCACGTGAGAGTTAGCTTGAAGGGGGCGAGCCCAGAGGAGTTCTCGAGGCTTACGGGCGCCCTCCCCGAGGGCTTTACGCTTCAGCTGAAGGCCCTCGAGGCCCTCGTAGCCCACGGCGTCCCCTGCCACCCGGCGGTAATGCTGTCGTTTAGCTCCAAGGAGTCGGTGGAGGAGCTTCGCTCCAGGCTTCGCTCCATAGACCCGAGGCTGGACGAAGAGCTTGAGGAGGAGTACGTCTTCCTCTATCCTCACGTAGCGGACAGGCTGCGCAGGGCCGGCCTTCAGCCTAGGGTGGCCTACAGCCCTAGCGAAATACCTGAGGAGCTAGTTTAA
- a CDS encoding HAD family hydrolase yields the protein MRRIKALLTDLDGTLYRNARFEAEVRRLTLEIVAEVLGVSVAKAEERLKEARRVCATMTMSLDYLGVPRELFYEELSRRIKYGELLSPDPRIAQLLSEVRRRGYRVAIITNSGRTHALRTMGALSIPLSVVDALVTSSDVSRPKIDPEPYLKGLRLLGVEASEAVYMGDRVEGEVKPAKELGMITVLVSPQPVESPWVDFVIDEPFKILGVLEKLSGGGGP from the coding sequence TTGAGGAGGATTAAGGCGCTGCTAACTGACTTAGACGGCACGCTCTACCGAAACGCTAGGTTCGAGGCTGAGGTTAGGAGGCTGACGCTAGAGATAGTGGCCGAGGTGCTGGGCGTGAGCGTAGCTAAGGCTGAGGAGAGGCTGAAGGAGGCCCGTAGGGTGTGCGCTACCATGACGATGAGCCTAGACTACCTAGGGGTCCCCCGCGAGCTATTCTACGAAGAGCTCTCTAGGAGGATAAAGTACGGCGAGCTCCTAAGCCCAGACCCTAGGATAGCTCAGCTCCTCAGCGAGGTTAGGAGGAGGGGGTATAGAGTAGCGATAATAACGAACTCGGGGAGGACTCACGCGCTTAGGACGATGGGCGCCCTGAGCATACCGCTAAGCGTCGTCGACGCGCTAGTGACGAGTAGCGACGTAAGCAGGCCTAAGATAGACCCGGAGCCCTACCTAAAGGGCCTCAGGCTCCTAGGAGTAGAGGCTAGCGAGGCGGTCTACATGGGGGACAGGGTGGAGGGGGAGGTTAAGCCGGCCAAGGAGCTGGGGATGATAACAGTCCTAGTCTCCCCTCAGCCGGTCGAGAGCCCCTGGGTGGACTTCGTCATAGACGAGCCGTTCAAGATCCTAGGGGTCCTAGAGAAGCTAAGCGGTGGCGGAGGCCCCTAG
- the radA gene encoding DNA repair and recombination protein RadA, which translates to MSLGLKDIPGVGEKTLKKLEKAGITSPRQLALMTAYELASVAEIGEHQALAITEAARRELERVLGIGVVKAREHYEKLLKQRKLTTGCRSLDSILDGGLEPAAITEFVGVYGSGKSQIMHQLCVTVQLPEDQGGLGGRAFYIDTERGFSPRRLVSIASRFKLSPEGVLDNVYSVYVVNTDHQVALLDEVERLVSSEGVRLVVIDSFTSHFRKEYPGRDHLAERQQKLNRYLGQLLKIAVTYDVVAAVTNQVMASPDPREPGERAVGGNVMGHGTTHRVWLWRRKGSKRLAKIIDSPRLPEAEAWFEIGEGGVYDTEPEK; encoded by the coding sequence GTGTCCCTCGGCTTAAAGGACATACCCGGCGTCGGGGAGAAGACTTTGAAGAAGCTTGAGAAGGCTGGGATAACCTCCCCGAGGCAGCTGGCGTTAATGACAGCCTACGAGCTAGCCTCGGTGGCTGAGATAGGCGAGCACCAGGCCTTAGCTATAACTGAGGCGGCTAGGCGCGAGCTTGAGCGCGTGTTGGGCATAGGGGTGGTGAAGGCGAGAGAGCACTACGAGAAACTGCTTAAACAGCGTAAGCTAACGACTGGCTGCAGGTCCCTAGACTCCATACTCGACGGAGGCCTAGAGCCAGCTGCAATAACTGAGTTCGTAGGCGTGTATGGTAGCGGCAAGTCTCAGATAATGCACCAGCTCTGCGTAACCGTCCAGCTCCCCGAGGACCAGGGAGGCCTGGGAGGCAGGGCCTTCTACATAGATACTGAGAGGGGCTTCTCTCCGAGGAGGCTGGTGTCCATAGCCTCACGGTTTAAGCTAAGCCCAGAGGGGGTGCTTGACAACGTATACAGCGTCTACGTGGTCAACACGGACCATCAAGTAGCCCTCCTAGACGAAGTCGAGCGCCTCGTAAGTAGCGAAGGGGTGAGGCTCGTCGTCATAGACAGCTTCACCTCGCACTTCAGGAAGGAGTACCCTGGCCGCGACCACTTAGCTGAGCGCCAGCAGAAGCTTAATCGCTACCTAGGCCAGCTCCTAAAGATAGCTGTCACCTACGACGTCGTGGCGGCCGTCACGAACCAGGTCATGGCCTCTCCCGACCCTAGGGAGCCTGGTGAGAGGGCCGTCGGAGGGAACGTGATGGGCCACGGCACCACCCATAGAGTGTGGCTTTGGAGGAGGAAGGGCTCTAAGAGGCTGGCTAAGATAATTGACTCGCCTAGGCTGCCTGAGGCTGAGGCGTGGTTTGAGATAGGTGAGGGAGGGGTCTATGACACTGAGCCCGAGAAGTAG
- a CDS encoding winged helix-turn-helix domain-containing protein translates to MAEARQRLIKQALGSLSDETRFKLVKSLVAEGPASAGELASKLGKARSTIDEHIEELLGLGLISRRRVDRRFIYEATELAKACLRILEGEPLEKLLEGLPERARVEVKVVEAPRAGLLRALSNPALTTSVAVVLALILRPLAAWIDLRGLLALIGLCYGVADARGVVRVERRGLAGACVAAAFITAVAASIAMAGRGVVEAFVVGFLLYLAWYALCAFIPFEAVRLLWRR, encoded by the coding sequence GTGGCTGAGGCTAGGCAGAGGCTCATTAAGCAAGCCCTAGGCTCGCTTAGCGACGAGACTAGGTTTAAGCTAGTTAAGTCCCTAGTCGCTGAGGGCCCTGCTTCAGCGGGGGAGCTAGCTAGTAAGCTCGGTAAGGCGAGGAGCACTATTGATGAGCATATAGAGGAGCTACTAGGGCTAGGCTTAATATCGAGGAGGAGGGTGGATAGGAGGTTTATCTACGAAGCCACCGAGCTGGCTAAGGCGTGCTTGAGGATACTAGAGGGGGAGCCGTTGGAGAAGCTGCTTGAAGGCCTCCCGGAGCGAGCTAGAGTAGAGGTCAAGGTAGTTGAGGCCCCTCGCGCAGGCCTCCTTAGAGCGCTTTCAAACCCAGCCTTGACCACCTCGGTCGCCGTAGTCCTAGCCCTCATCCTAAGGCCCCTAGCCGCGTGGATAGACCTGAGGGGCCTCCTAGCGCTCATAGGCCTATGCTACGGCGTAGCAGACGCGCGAGGAGTAGTTAGAGTCGAGAGGAGGGGGCTTGCTGGAGCCTGCGTAGCCGCGGCCTTCATAACCGCGGTGGCAGCTAGCATAGCGATGGCTGGACGTGGGGTAGTGGAGGCCTTCGTAGTAGGCTTCCTACTCTACTTAGCTTGGTACGCGCTATGCGCCTTCATCCCCTTCGAGGCAGTCAGGCTTCTATGGAGGCGTTAA
- the sfsA gene encoding DNA/RNA nuclease SfsA, which yields MELPGPLIKARFLRREGRFKGYAEVGGEVVSVHIHDPGRLPELLRPGVGVWVRAHSRSGLRTKFYLTLVDEGGCRVLVDSSLHVKIVEEGLELGRVVELRGYRVVKKEAVFSGKRIDFLVQSPGERPGLLEVKGCTLVREGVALFPDSPTARGLQHVKALVRALREGLEAYVLFLVPHCRALEFRPNFKVDPEFSRALVEAAEEGVGVVAYKAEAREASVELTTPLPVKLEPLHPY from the coding sequence GTGGAGCTGCCTGGGCCGTTGATAAAGGCCAGGTTCTTAAGGAGGGAGGGGAGGTTTAAGGGGTATGCTGAGGTAGGCGGAGAAGTTGTAAGCGTACATATACACGACCCAGGTAGGCTCCCTGAGCTCCTAAGGCCGGGGGTAGGGGTATGGGTTAGGGCCCATAGTAGGAGCGGGCTGAGGACGAAGTTCTACCTAACCCTAGTCGACGAGGGAGGGTGCAGGGTCCTAGTTGACTCCTCTCTACACGTAAAGATAGTTGAGGAGGGCTTAGAGCTAGGAAGGGTGGTTGAGCTTAGGGGCTACCGCGTAGTGAAGAAGGAGGCTGTGTTTAGCGGGAAGAGGATAGACTTCCTAGTTCAAAGCCCTGGGGAGAGGCCTGGGCTACTTGAAGTAAAGGGCTGTACCTTAGTGAGGGAGGGCGTAGCCCTATTCCCAGACTCCCCCACGGCTAGGGGGCTTCAGCACGTGAAGGCCTTGGTAAGGGCCTTGAGGGAGGGGCTCGAGGCCTACGTCCTCTTCCTCGTCCCGCACTGTAGGGCGTTAGAGTTTAGGCCTAACTTTAAAGTGGACCCTGAGTTTTCGCGGGCGCTAGTCGAGGCGGCGGAGGAGGGGGTCGGGGTCGTGGCCTACAAGGCCGAGGCCCGCGAGGCCTCAGTGGAGCTAACTACGCCGCTCCCAGTTAAGCTAGAGCCGCTTCACCCCTACTAG
- the purM gene encoding phosphoribosylformylglycinamidine cyclo-ligase has translation MAEEGWTYAKSGVDLVRVKRAHRDIAEILAKTHRFRAGGLGGVLSKIGHYAGLIDIGGGRALAMHADGVGTKVLVAQLMNKFDTVGIDCVAMNVNDLVCVGAEPVALVDYLVLERPDEELISEVMEGLARGAELAEVAVVGGETAVMPDVVRGEVPGKGFDLAALSVGVVEVERLVTGARLRPGDVVVGVSSSGIHSNGLTLARRVLLSEGRSVHDTLPELEASIGEELLKPTHIYVKPTLKALKSLEIHAIAHITGGAFTKLRRFEEYSRVGFKLDQPPEPLGVFKAIQRLGRVSWSEMYRTFNMGVGLCVVVPPSEVDGVVDIYEASGLKAWRVGEVVRELGVWVKPPGQPWISL, from the coding sequence GTGGCTGAGGAGGGGTGGACTTACGCTAAGAGCGGAGTAGACTTAGTGAGGGTGAAGAGGGCCCATAGGGACATAGCCGAGATCTTAGCTAAGACCCACCGCTTCAGGGCAGGCGGGCTTGGAGGAGTGCTGTCTAAGATAGGCCACTACGCCGGCTTAATAGACATCGGCGGCGGCAGGGCGCTGGCCATGCACGCTGACGGAGTGGGCACTAAGGTCCTCGTAGCCCAGCTCATGAATAAGTTCGACACGGTGGGCATTGACTGCGTGGCCATGAACGTGAACGACCTAGTCTGCGTAGGAGCTGAGCCCGTAGCCTTAGTGGACTACTTAGTCCTAGAGAGGCCTGATGAGGAGCTGATATCCGAGGTCATGGAGGGCCTCGCTAGAGGGGCTGAGCTAGCAGAAGTAGCAGTAGTGGGGGGAGAGACCGCGGTCATGCCTGACGTAGTGAGGGGCGAGGTGCCTGGGAAGGGCTTTGACCTAGCTGCTTTAAGCGTAGGGGTCGTCGAGGTGGAGAGGCTGGTAACCGGGGCCAGGCTTAGGCCAGGCGACGTAGTGGTGGGGGTCTCCAGTAGCGGCATCCATAGCAACGGCCTCACTTTAGCCAGGAGGGTCCTGCTAAGTGAGGGTAGGAGCGTCCATGACACACTGCCTGAGCTAGAGGCCTCGATAGGAGAGGAGCTCCTTAAGCCAACGCACATATACGTTAAGCCTACGTTAAAGGCCCTTAAGTCGCTAGAAATACACGCAATAGCCCATATTACCGGGGGCGCCTTCACTAAGCTTAGGCGCTTCGAGGAATACTCGCGGGTCGGCTTTAAGCTAGACCAGCCCCCCGAGCCTCTAGGAGTGTTCAAGGCTATTCAGAGGCTAGGCAGGGTTTCGTGGAGCGAGATGTACAGGACCTTCAACATGGGGGTAGGCCTATGCGTAGTAGTTCCACCTAGCGAGGTCGACGGCGTAGTAGACATATACGAAGCCTCCGGCCTCAAAGCGTGGAGAGTGGGTGAGGTAGTTAGAGAGCTAGGCGTTTGGGTTAAGCCCCCTGGGCAGCCGTGGATAAGCCTCTAG
- the purE gene encoding 5-(carboxyamino)imidazole ribonucleotide mutase encodes MVSVVIGSESDRPVAEPALKVLEELGISHEVKVLSAHRTPQKLEEYVKSCGAEVFIAIAGLSAHLPGFIASRTTKPVIGVPVGVKLSGLDALLSIVQMPRGVPVACVGIDNAENAAVLAAEILALKDPKIAEGLLNYRRKRGFEEI; translated from the coding sequence CTGGTCTCCGTAGTAATAGGCAGCGAGTCGGATAGGCCTGTTGCAGAGCCAGCTCTAAAGGTGCTAGAAGAGCTGGGGATAAGCCATGAGGTAAAGGTGCTATCAGCCCACAGGACCCCCCAGAAGCTCGAGGAGTACGTTAAGAGCTGCGGGGCTGAAGTCTTCATAGCTATCGCCGGCCTCTCAGCACACCTGCCTGGCTTCATCGCCTCGAGGACCACGAAGCCGGTCATAGGGGTCCCGGTGGGCGTTAAGCTAAGCGGGCTTGACGCCCTCCTCTCCATCGTCCAGATGCCTAGGGGCGTGCCCGTCGCCTGCGTCGGCATAGATAACGCTGAGAACGCAGCCGTGCTCGCGGCGGAGATACTGGCCTTGAAGGACCCAAAGATAGCTGAGGGGCTACTAAACTACCGTAGGAAGCGGGGCTTTGAGGAGATATAG
- a CDS encoding phosphoribosylglycinamide formyltransferase 2, whose translation MRIQPRDVVGTPLFEGSVKLMLLGCGELGKEIAIEASRMGVEVVAVDRYQYAPAMQVAHRSYVVNMLDGGALKAIARRERPDVIVPEIEAINTDALIELEEEGFFVVPNARAVKTTMDRVLLRKLAAEEAGVPTSRYEFATNVDELRDACEKVGYPCIVKAQMSSGGLGSSVVFGAKDVEKAYWEAQTKARGRGGTMIVEGLVTFDLEVTELAVAHLGEDGRVKISFPKPVGHVRSGSHFHTSWQPFVDIEGEESKSVFEGFGSPRHLEEDPPKSPLLWSSKWNGRRLPRELVEKVEAKIYEAAGKVVSRLIKDGGLGLFGCELFVKLGGGGEGPEVLFNEVSPRPHDTGMVTMVTQDLSEMALHVRAVLGLPIPEIRLRSVGAAHVVLAHREGSWAPRYAGIWRALAEPGVHLRLFGKPATYVERRMGLALATAPSIAEAREKAMKAAHTIEASIQY comes from the coding sequence TTGAGGATCCAGCCTCGCGACGTAGTAGGCACCCCTCTTTTCGAAGGCTCGGTCAAGCTAATGCTACTAGGTTGCGGAGAGCTAGGCAAGGAGATAGCTATAGAAGCCTCTAGGATGGGGGTCGAGGTAGTAGCTGTCGATAGGTACCAGTACGCTCCAGCGATGCAAGTGGCTCATAGGAGCTACGTAGTCAACATGCTCGATGGGGGGGCGCTTAAGGCGATAGCTAGGAGGGAGCGCCCAGACGTCATAGTCCCTGAGATCGAGGCTATCAACACGGACGCCTTAATAGAGCTTGAAGAGGAGGGCTTCTTCGTAGTCCCTAACGCGAGGGCGGTGAAGACGACCATGGACAGAGTCCTATTGAGGAAGCTCGCCGCTGAGGAGGCCGGCGTACCTACTTCTAGGTACGAGTTCGCGACTAACGTAGACGAGCTTAGAGACGCCTGCGAGAAGGTAGGCTACCCCTGTATAGTCAAGGCCCAGATGAGCTCCGGGGGGCTAGGGTCGAGCGTAGTCTTCGGGGCTAAGGACGTTGAGAAGGCCTACTGGGAGGCTCAGACAAAGGCTAGGGGGAGGGGGGGGACTATGATAGTAGAGGGCCTAGTTACATTCGACTTAGAGGTTACCGAGCTAGCAGTAGCTCACTTAGGCGAGGACGGCAGGGTTAAGATAAGCTTCCCTAAGCCAGTGGGCCACGTTAGGTCTGGAAGCCACTTCCATACTAGCTGGCAGCCGTTCGTAGATATTGAGGGGGAGGAGTCGAAGTCGGTGTTTGAGGGCTTCGGTAGCCCTAGGCACCTAGAGGAAGACCCCCCTAAGTCCCCCCTCCTCTGGTCTTCTAAGTGGAACGGTAGGAGGCTCCCTAGGGAGCTTGTCGAGAAGGTGGAGGCTAAGATCTACGAGGCAGCCGGCAAAGTAGTGTCGAGGCTAATTAAGGATGGGGGGCTAGGCCTCTTCGGCTGCGAGCTCTTCGTTAAGCTGGGGGGGGGGGGGGAGGGCCCCGAGGTACTCTTTAACGAAGTATCCCCTAGGCCCCACGACACGGGCATGGTGACCATGGTCACTCAAGACCTATCTGAGATGGCCCTCCACGTAAGAGCTGTGCTAGGACTACCTATCCCCGAGATTAGGCTTAGGTCGGTGGGGGCGGCCCACGTGGTCTTAGCTCACCGGGAGGGCTCCTGGGCCCCTCGCTACGCTGGGATTTGGAGGGCTTTAGCTGAGCCAGGGGTCCACTTAAGGCTCTTCGGGAAGCCGGCTACTTACGTAGAGAGGAGGATGGGCCTAGCCCTAGCCACCGCCCCCTCGATCGCAGAGGCTCGCGAAAAAGCTATGAAGGCAGCTCACACTATAGAAGCTAGCATCCAGTACTAG